In Drosophila santomea strain STO CAGO 1482 chromosome 3L, Prin_Dsan_1.1, whole genome shotgun sequence, a single window of DNA contains:
- the LOC120450645 gene encoding IQ motif and SEC7 domain-containing protein 1 isoform X1 gives MSEADLKNLSQNSDGDKELLLHQTTQSLLMASSMMFVENPGGGAGASGGGVALPGTVSLPLPLSIAMPHHHLHAIPYNVDELLRENNALHSKIKELSLERDRLLCEVSNLRLELDMSELKRLPIDLDDNFPQKSLERSGSTQYELAGAQQPGSANASTCTDSGSVGGYVYLQNHYAPGAHSSSAAINYPAQQHPQMVYQIQQYPTCHQQQQQQHLQQQQHLHQTGAGHYMQVSATGGGQYHHHHMLHGHGHHAHHHGGAVVIAGSGVGTGLGSGATSVIMQHQQQQQQQQNMHKKNSIRNGGDVLKRTRAQSAYELSQDLLEKQIELLERKYGGVRARNAAVTIQRAFRHYMMVKKFASITAMAKAEKRLSRRMVVTASSLGLAEEGASSSSAYGSATESQLTEQQQQQQAQQQQQQQQQQQPRVTIMAGPAGAASPGLSRTPPTRSLSMRERRQLDCSPIPRSQSGASPASISSSTVSTSALASHPHVNLLHAAEPHYYNAQALPQGAAYYTSYHGSPHDISYASSADTSLNASWVNTSGHSPHTPYYSAAQIYMRPKGGSTTPTPSCSGSTGSGSGGSGSGSSKKVPPEVPKRTSSITAQQQTQLLLLQRQTPPPPSLLRTNGLCKTAENGSLTSVQSSGSDSSVTSAERNLNSDLGSDRSNSPHTWKRGTALNSSQQFSTHSADSAGAVSGGGVGVTGGAGVYAAQMQAAVAAATAAGGIPPADDHAISSHTSAAQYEQHEQQQHEQQQLQAAAAAAGVAQNYKMSETIRKRQYRVGLNLFNKKPEKGITYLIRRGFLENTPQGVARFLITRKGLSRQMIGEYLGNLQNQFNMAVLSCFAMELDLSGRQVDVALRKFQAYFRMPGEAQKIERLMEIFSQRYCECNADIVGRLRSSDTIFVLAFAIIMLNTDLHTPNLKPERRMRVEDFIKNLRGIDDCHDIDKDMLMGIYDRVKSDEFKPGSDHVTQVMKVQATIVGKKPNLALPHRRLVCYCRLYEIPDVNKKERPGVHQREVFLFNDLLVITKIFSKKKTSVTYTFRNSFPLCGTVVTLLDMPNYPFCIQLSQKVDGKILITFNARNEHDRCKFAEDLKESISEMDEMESLRIEAELERQKSARNRAPGNAENRDSGVADVEVCPCPYQPGSQAAGEQAPNSADNSQQLKRSALSNSLLDMHEQFGNEKPQRRGSVGSLDSGMSISFQSTTTSSASRENAAAIAAAANAAAAAKMRFNMPPTAAIAAPSNVYAAPGMQAYTHANFVQQSQAAYMLQQQQMLQQQAQMQAQAQAQAQAQAQAQAQAQAQAQPLTGRIPGRERKASRTDENGRSTEV, from the exons CTTTCCCCAGAAGAGCCTGGAGCGAAGTGGTTCCACCCAGTATGAGCTGGCTGGAGCGCAACAGCCGGGATCAGCCAACGCCTCCACCTGCACAGATAGCGGCAGTGTTGGCGGCTATGTTTACCTGCAGAATCACTACGCCCCCGGCGCCCACAGCTCCTCAGCCGCCATCAACTATCCTGCGCAACAGCATCCCCAGATGGTCTACCAAATCCAGCAGTATCCCACGtgccatcagcagcagcaacagcagcacctccagcaacagcagcacttGCATCAGACCGGCGCAGGTCACTACATGCAGGTCTCGGCGACGGGTGGTGGCCAGTATCATCATCACCACATGCTCCACGGGCACGGGCATCATGCCCACCATCACGGTGGGGCGGTGGTCATCGCCGGCAGTGGTGTGGGCACTGGCCTGGGATCAGGAGCCACCAGCGTGATcatgcagcaccagcaacagcagcagcagcaacagaatATGCACAAGAAGAACTCCATCCGGAACGGCGGAGATGTCCTCAAGCGAACTCGAGCTCAGTCGGC CTACGAACTCTCACAAGATCTGCTCGAGAAACAGATCGAGCTGCTGGAGCGCAAGTACGGCGGAGTGCGAGCCCGTAACGCAGCGGTCACTATTCAGCGCGCCTTCCGTCACTACATGATGGTCAAGAAATTCGCCTCGATCACGGCGATGGCCAAGGCCGAGAAGCGTCTAAGCCGACGGATGGTGGTCACAGCCAGTAGTCTTGGCTTGGCGGAGGAGGGTGCCTCCTCCTCGTCTGCCTACGGGAGTGCCACGGAATCTCAGCTCAccgagcagcaacagcaacaacaagcgcagcagcagcagcagcagcagcaacagcagcagccacgtGTCACAATCATGGCGGGTCCGGCGGGAGCAGCTTCTCCGGGTTTATCCCGGACGCCACCAACGCGCTCGCTTTCCATGCGGGAGCGACGTCAGCTGGACTGCAGTCCCATACCGCGTAGTCAGTCAG GAGCGTCTCCCGCCTCCATATCGAGCTCGACAGTCAGCACATCGGCTCTAGCCTCACATCCACATGTTAATCTGCTGCACGCGGCAGAGCCACATTATTACAATGCCCAGGCACTGCCTCAGGGGGCTGCTTACTACACTAGTTACCATGGATCACCGCACGACATAAGCTATGCCAGTTCGGCGGACACCTCGCTAAATGCCTCGTGGGTAAACACGAGCGGCCACTCCCCGCACACGCCCTACTATTCGGCGGCCCAGATTTATATGCGACCCAAGGGCGGCagcaccacgcccacgcccagcTGCAGTGGCAGCACAGGGAGCGGCAGTGGAGGCAGCGGGagtggcagcagcaagaaGGTGCCTCCGGAGGTGCCCAAACGCACCAGCTCCATTACGGCACAGCAGCAGACACAGCTTCTTTTGCTGCAGCGCCAGACACCGCCACCTCCTTCGCTGCTGAGGACGAATGGCCTGTGCAAAACCGCCGAGAACGGCAGTCTGACCTCCGTGCAGAGTTCCGGATCGGATTCGAGTGTTACCTCAGCGGAACGCAACCTAAACAGCGATTTGGGCTCGGATCGCAGTAACTCACCGCATACATGGAAACGAGGAACAGCCCTAAATAGTTCCCAGCAGTTCTCCACCCACTCGGCAGATTCAGCGGGAGCGGTGTCTGGTGGAGGAGTTGGAGTTACTGGAGGGGCCGGTGTTTATGCCGCTCAAATGCAGGCCGCCGTTGCAGCAGCTACAGCGGCAGGAGGAATACCACCAGCTGATGACCATGCCATCTCCTCGCACACGAGTGCCGCTCAGTATGAGCAGcatgagcagcagcaacacgagcagcagcaattgcaagcggcagctgcagctgcaggagtGGCACAAAACTACAAGATGTCTGAGACGATACGCAAGCGACAGTATCGCGTTGGACTCAATCTGTTCAACAAGAAGCCGGAGAAGGGCATCACCTATCTGATTAGGCGAGGATTCCTTGAGAATACTCCGCAGGGCGTCGCTCGTTTCCTTATCACCCGTAAGGGTTTGTCCCGGCAAATGATCGGCGAGTATCTGGGGAATTTGCAGAACCAGTTTAACATGGCCGTGCTCAGTTGCTTTGCCATGGAATTGGACCTCTCCGGGCGGCAAGTGGATGTGGCTTTGCGAAAGTTCCAGGCCTATTTCCGCATGCCTGGAGAGGCTCAAAAGATTGAGCGGCTCATGGAGATCTTCTCACAGCGCTACTGTGAATGCAATGCAGATATAGTAGGACGACTGAGATCATCAGATACG ATCTTTGTCCTGGCTTTTGCCATCATCATGCTGAACACGGATCTGCACACACCCAATCTAAAGCCGGAACGTCGCATGCGCGTCGAGGACTTTATCAAAAATCTGCGCGGCATCGACGACTGTCACGACATCGACAAGGACATGCTGATGGGCATTTATGACCGTGTCAAGTCCGACGAATTTAAACCCGGCAGCGACCACGTTACTCAAGTGATGAAGGTCCAGGCCACTATTGTGGGCAAGAAACCAAATCTAGCGCTGCCCCATCGTCGTCTTGTCTGCTATTGCCGACTCTACGAGATTCCTGACGTGAACAAGAAGGAGCGACCTGGTGTGCATCAGCGCGAGGTCTTCCTGTTTAACGATCTGCTGGTCATTACCAAAATATTTAGCAAAAAGAAGACCTCTGTGACGTACACATTCCGCAACAGTTTCCCGCTATGCGGCACCGTTGTCACCCTTCTGGACATGCCCAACTATCCGTTTTGCATTCAGCTCTCCCAGAAAGTGGATGGAAAGATCTTGATCACCTTTAACGCCCGCAACGAACACGATCGATGCAAGTTTGCCGAGGATCTTAAAGAGTCCATTAGCGAGATGGACGAGATGGAGTCGCTGCGCATTGAGGCCGAACTGGAGCGCCAGAAGTCGGCGCGCAATCGAGCACCTGGCAATGCGGAGAATCGTGACAGTGGCGTGGCCGATGTGGAGGTCTGCCCATGTCCGTATCAGCCAGGATCCCAAGCAGCTGGTGAACAGGCTCCAAACTCCGCTGATAACTCGCAACAGCTGAAGCGCAGTGCGCTGAGCAACAGCCTTCTCGACATGCACGAACAAT TTGGCAATGAGAAACCTCAGCGTCGTGGCAGCGTTGGCTCCTTGGACAGCGGCATGAGCATCTCGTTCCAGTCCACTACAACCTCCAGCGCTTCGAGGGAAAATGCCGCTGCCATTGCGGCCgcagcaaatgcagctgcagcagccaagATGCGATTTAACATGCCGCCAACGGCAGCGATTGCCGCGCCCAGCAATGTATATGCAGCGCCGGGAATGCAGGCGTATACCCACGCCAACTTTGTGCAGCAGTCACAGGCCGCTTAcatgttgcagcagcagcaaatgctCCAGCAGCAGGCACAAATGCAAGCtcaggcacaggcacaggccCAAGCACAGGCCCAAGCTCAAGCTCAGGCGCAGGCGCAGGCGCAGCCGCTTACAGGCCGAATACCGGGTCGCGAGCGAAAGGCATCGCGGACGGATGAGAACGGACGGTCGACGGAGGTCTAA
- the LOC120450645 gene encoding IQ motif and SEC7 domain-containing protein 1 isoform X3, which produces MSSYTAAQYYKTTNMITSNEIYCFPQKSLERSGSTQYELAGAQQPGSANASTCTDSGSVGGYVYLQNHYAPGAHSSSAAINYPAQQHPQMVYQIQQYPTCHQQQQQQHLQQQQHLHQTGAGHYMQVSATGGGQYHHHHMLHGHGHHAHHHGGAVVIAGSGVGTGLGSGATSVIMQHQQQQQQQQNMHKKNSIRNGGDVLKRTRAQSAYELSQDLLEKQIELLERKYGGVRARNAAVTIQRAFRHYMMVKKFASITAMAKAEKRLSRRMVVTASSLGLAEEGASSSSAYGSATESQLTEQQQQQQAQQQQQQQQQQQPRVTIMAGPAGAASPGLSRTPPTRSLSMRERRQLDCSPIPRSQSGASPASISSSTVSTSALASHPHVNLLHAAEPHYYNAQALPQGAAYYTSYHGSPHDISYASSADTSLNASWVNTSGHSPHTPYYSAAQIYMRPKGGSTTPTPSCSGSTGSGSGGSGSGSSKKVPPEVPKRTSSITAQQQTQLLLLQRQTPPPPSLLRTNGLCKTAENGSLTSVQSSGSDSSVTSAERNLNSDLGSDRSNSPHTWKRGTALNSSQQFSTHSADSAGAVSGGGVGVTGGAGVYAAQMQAAVAAATAAGGIPPADDHAISSHTSAAQYEQHEQQQHEQQQLQAAAAAAGVAQNYKMSETIRKRQYRVGLNLFNKKPEKGITYLIRRGFLENTPQGVARFLITRKGLSRQMIGEYLGNLQNQFNMAVLSCFAMELDLSGRQVDVALRKFQAYFRMPGEAQKIERLMEIFSQRYCECNADIVGRLRSSDTIFVLAFAIIMLNTDLHTPNLKPERRMRVEDFIKNLRGIDDCHDIDKDMLMGIYDRVKSDEFKPGSDHVTQVMKVQATIVGKKPNLALPHRRLVCYCRLYEIPDVNKKERPGVHQREVFLFNDLLVITKIFSKKKTSVTYTFRNSFPLCGTVVTLLDMPNYPFCIQLSQKVDGKILITFNARNEHDRCKFAEDLKESISEMDEMESLRIEAELERQKSARNRAPGNAENRDSGVADVEVCPCPYQPGSQAAGEQAPNSADNSQQLKRSALSNSLLDMHEQFGNEKPQRRGSVGSLDSGMSISFQSTTTSSASRENAAAIAAAANAAAAAKMRFNMPPTAAIAAPSNVYAAPGMQAYTHANFVQQSQAAYMLQQQQMLQQQAQMQAQAQAQAQAQAQAQAQAQAQAQPLTGRIPGRERKASRTDENGRSTEV; this is translated from the exons CTTTCCCCAGAAGAGCCTGGAGCGAAGTGGTTCCACCCAGTATGAGCTGGCTGGAGCGCAACAGCCGGGATCAGCCAACGCCTCCACCTGCACAGATAGCGGCAGTGTTGGCGGCTATGTTTACCTGCAGAATCACTACGCCCCCGGCGCCCACAGCTCCTCAGCCGCCATCAACTATCCTGCGCAACAGCATCCCCAGATGGTCTACCAAATCCAGCAGTATCCCACGtgccatcagcagcagcaacagcagcacctccagcaacagcagcacttGCATCAGACCGGCGCAGGTCACTACATGCAGGTCTCGGCGACGGGTGGTGGCCAGTATCATCATCACCACATGCTCCACGGGCACGGGCATCATGCCCACCATCACGGTGGGGCGGTGGTCATCGCCGGCAGTGGTGTGGGCACTGGCCTGGGATCAGGAGCCACCAGCGTGATcatgcagcaccagcaacagcagcagcagcaacagaatATGCACAAGAAGAACTCCATCCGGAACGGCGGAGATGTCCTCAAGCGAACTCGAGCTCAGTCGGC CTACGAACTCTCACAAGATCTGCTCGAGAAACAGATCGAGCTGCTGGAGCGCAAGTACGGCGGAGTGCGAGCCCGTAACGCAGCGGTCACTATTCAGCGCGCCTTCCGTCACTACATGATGGTCAAGAAATTCGCCTCGATCACGGCGATGGCCAAGGCCGAGAAGCGTCTAAGCCGACGGATGGTGGTCACAGCCAGTAGTCTTGGCTTGGCGGAGGAGGGTGCCTCCTCCTCGTCTGCCTACGGGAGTGCCACGGAATCTCAGCTCAccgagcagcaacagcaacaacaagcgcagcagcagcagcagcagcagcaacagcagcagccacgtGTCACAATCATGGCGGGTCCGGCGGGAGCAGCTTCTCCGGGTTTATCCCGGACGCCACCAACGCGCTCGCTTTCCATGCGGGAGCGACGTCAGCTGGACTGCAGTCCCATACCGCGTAGTCAGTCAG GAGCGTCTCCCGCCTCCATATCGAGCTCGACAGTCAGCACATCGGCTCTAGCCTCACATCCACATGTTAATCTGCTGCACGCGGCAGAGCCACATTATTACAATGCCCAGGCACTGCCTCAGGGGGCTGCTTACTACACTAGTTACCATGGATCACCGCACGACATAAGCTATGCCAGTTCGGCGGACACCTCGCTAAATGCCTCGTGGGTAAACACGAGCGGCCACTCCCCGCACACGCCCTACTATTCGGCGGCCCAGATTTATATGCGACCCAAGGGCGGCagcaccacgcccacgcccagcTGCAGTGGCAGCACAGGGAGCGGCAGTGGAGGCAGCGGGagtggcagcagcaagaaGGTGCCTCCGGAGGTGCCCAAACGCACCAGCTCCATTACGGCACAGCAGCAGACACAGCTTCTTTTGCTGCAGCGCCAGACACCGCCACCTCCTTCGCTGCTGAGGACGAATGGCCTGTGCAAAACCGCCGAGAACGGCAGTCTGACCTCCGTGCAGAGTTCCGGATCGGATTCGAGTGTTACCTCAGCGGAACGCAACCTAAACAGCGATTTGGGCTCGGATCGCAGTAACTCACCGCATACATGGAAACGAGGAACAGCCCTAAATAGTTCCCAGCAGTTCTCCACCCACTCGGCAGATTCAGCGGGAGCGGTGTCTGGTGGAGGAGTTGGAGTTACTGGAGGGGCCGGTGTTTATGCCGCTCAAATGCAGGCCGCCGTTGCAGCAGCTACAGCGGCAGGAGGAATACCACCAGCTGATGACCATGCCATCTCCTCGCACACGAGTGCCGCTCAGTATGAGCAGcatgagcagcagcaacacgagcagcagcaattgcaagcggcagctgcagctgcaggagtGGCACAAAACTACAAGATGTCTGAGACGATACGCAAGCGACAGTATCGCGTTGGACTCAATCTGTTCAACAAGAAGCCGGAGAAGGGCATCACCTATCTGATTAGGCGAGGATTCCTTGAGAATACTCCGCAGGGCGTCGCTCGTTTCCTTATCACCCGTAAGGGTTTGTCCCGGCAAATGATCGGCGAGTATCTGGGGAATTTGCAGAACCAGTTTAACATGGCCGTGCTCAGTTGCTTTGCCATGGAATTGGACCTCTCCGGGCGGCAAGTGGATGTGGCTTTGCGAAAGTTCCAGGCCTATTTCCGCATGCCTGGAGAGGCTCAAAAGATTGAGCGGCTCATGGAGATCTTCTCACAGCGCTACTGTGAATGCAATGCAGATATAGTAGGACGACTGAGATCATCAGATACG ATCTTTGTCCTGGCTTTTGCCATCATCATGCTGAACACGGATCTGCACACACCCAATCTAAAGCCGGAACGTCGCATGCGCGTCGAGGACTTTATCAAAAATCTGCGCGGCATCGACGACTGTCACGACATCGACAAGGACATGCTGATGGGCATTTATGACCGTGTCAAGTCCGACGAATTTAAACCCGGCAGCGACCACGTTACTCAAGTGATGAAGGTCCAGGCCACTATTGTGGGCAAGAAACCAAATCTAGCGCTGCCCCATCGTCGTCTTGTCTGCTATTGCCGACTCTACGAGATTCCTGACGTGAACAAGAAGGAGCGACCTGGTGTGCATCAGCGCGAGGTCTTCCTGTTTAACGATCTGCTGGTCATTACCAAAATATTTAGCAAAAAGAAGACCTCTGTGACGTACACATTCCGCAACAGTTTCCCGCTATGCGGCACCGTTGTCACCCTTCTGGACATGCCCAACTATCCGTTTTGCATTCAGCTCTCCCAGAAAGTGGATGGAAAGATCTTGATCACCTTTAACGCCCGCAACGAACACGATCGATGCAAGTTTGCCGAGGATCTTAAAGAGTCCATTAGCGAGATGGACGAGATGGAGTCGCTGCGCATTGAGGCCGAACTGGAGCGCCAGAAGTCGGCGCGCAATCGAGCACCTGGCAATGCGGAGAATCGTGACAGTGGCGTGGCCGATGTGGAGGTCTGCCCATGTCCGTATCAGCCAGGATCCCAAGCAGCTGGTGAACAGGCTCCAAACTCCGCTGATAACTCGCAACAGCTGAAGCGCAGTGCGCTGAGCAACAGCCTTCTCGACATGCACGAACAAT TTGGCAATGAGAAACCTCAGCGTCGTGGCAGCGTTGGCTCCTTGGACAGCGGCATGAGCATCTCGTTCCAGTCCACTACAACCTCCAGCGCTTCGAGGGAAAATGCCGCTGCCATTGCGGCCgcagcaaatgcagctgcagcagccaagATGCGATTTAACATGCCGCCAACGGCAGCGATTGCCGCGCCCAGCAATGTATATGCAGCGCCGGGAATGCAGGCGTATACCCACGCCAACTTTGTGCAGCAGTCACAGGCCGCTTAcatgttgcagcagcagcaaatgctCCAGCAGCAGGCACAAATGCAAGCtcaggcacaggcacaggccCAAGCACAGGCCCAAGCTCAAGCTCAGGCGCAGGCGCAGGCGCAGCCGCTTACAGGCCGAATACCGGGTCGCGAGCGAAAGGCATCGCGGACGGATGAGAACGGACGGTCGACGGAGGTCTAA